A window of the Iodobacter fluviatilis genome harbors these coding sequences:
- a CDS encoding GspH/FimT family pseudopilin → MDLLIPQRNQQGFTLVEILITLLIFGILLSLAGPPFQGWVRSTQLRTYAESFQSAVQLARAEAIKRNGYVELILTNDAVAATNRNANNVSPSANGTAWLIRACPACANLTTAAPAGSRYPFIEGKTVAEGNSAQFKLNADQSMIRFDALGRADQSLLLIVSQDKSAVADCNKPADDNNIVKNPARICMRVDEGGNTQLCLPDAPKKNPASCSR, encoded by the coding sequence ATGGATTTACTTATTCCTCAACGCAATCAGCAGGGTTTTACGCTGGTCGAAATCCTGATCACGCTGCTTATTTTTGGCATTTTATTATCGCTGGCTGGCCCGCCATTTCAGGGCTGGGTACGCAGTACGCAGCTTCGAACCTATGCTGAATCATTCCAAAGCGCCGTGCAGCTGGCCCGTGCCGAGGCGATTAAACGCAATGGCTATGTCGAGCTAATCCTTACAAATGACGCCGTTGCAGCCACCAATCGCAATGCCAATAATGTGAGCCCCAGCGCGAATGGCACGGCCTGGCTGATTCGTGCCTGCCCTGCCTGTGCCAATCTCACCACAGCTGCGCCCGCCGGAAGCCGCTACCCCTTTATTGAAGGCAAAACGGTTGCTGAAGGAAACTCGGCCCAATTTAAGCTTAACGCAGATCAATCCATGATCCGCTTTGATGCACTGGGCAGAGCTGATCAGTCTTTGCTACTGATTGTCAGCCAAGATAAATCGGCCGTAGCAGACTGCAACAAGCCCGCTGACGATAACAACATCGTAAAAAACCCGGCAAGGATTTGCATGCGCGTTGATGAAGGCGGCAATACGCAGCTTTGCCTGCCCGATGCCCCGAAAAAAAATCCAGCCAGCTGCTCGAGGTAA
- a CDS encoding PilW family protein: protein MRQSSGFGLVELMVSVVVALVSMISIYQIFGVNEAYRRNSMGGSGAQINGGIAVMQIQKDAERSGLGIGDAGALNCNVVSRVAALNNVPLIPVLIQSAGTSDSLTFLYGSSIIGGGQVAQLADIEHGNADTQFANVLGGQSMAVNDLVIAWQSGLANCPVFQVTCTNATPCAGTPASTDGFAIGNAANAWNSATLNSPFPAALSKITRLYNFGQLTRRTYCVYLSGNSNGCAGAGTQIHGSLLSADALNATAAADGAWQVVTENVIQMKAEYGLDTNVDGDTIPNNVDTWQKADPAQWAQVLAIRYAVLVRASNPQKPNRAGTCVNDSANNYTAATPSDAFTLTTAAYYLGWSGADVFTQPTNADWQCYRYSVHETVVPLRNQILLNQPTTNL, encoded by the coding sequence ATGCGCCAGTCCAGCGGTTTTGGTTTAGTAGAACTCATGGTTTCAGTGGTTGTTGCACTGGTATCCATGATTTCTATCTATCAAATATTTGGTGTAAATGAGGCCTACCGGCGCAACAGCATGGGCGGCTCAGGCGCGCAAATCAATGGCGGGATTGCCGTGATGCAGATACAAAAAGATGCAGAACGATCCGGCTTAGGCATTGGGGATGCGGGCGCGCTCAATTGCAATGTGGTTTCTAGGGTAGCTGCTCTGAATAATGTGCCGCTTATCCCGGTTTTAATCCAGAGCGCGGGCACATCAGACAGCCTCACATTTTTATACGGCAGCAGCATCATTGGTGGAGGACAGGTGGCCCAGCTAGCAGATATTGAGCACGGCAATGCCGATACTCAATTTGCCAATGTTTTAGGCGGGCAAAGCATGGCCGTCAATGATCTGGTGATTGCATGGCAATCGGGGCTGGCCAATTGCCCGGTGTTTCAGGTGACCTGTACCAATGCCACGCCGTGCGCTGGTACACCCGCTTCAACCGATGGTTTTGCAATTGGCAATGCAGCAAATGCCTGGAACTCTGCAACGCTTAACTCCCCCTTTCCGGCGGCTTTAAGCAAAATCACCCGTTTATATAATTTTGGCCAACTCACCCGGCGCACTTACTGCGTTTATCTCAGTGGCAACAGCAATGGTTGTGCGGGGGCCGGTACCCAAATCCACGGCTCGCTGCTAAGTGCGGATGCGCTGAATGCAACAGCTGCAGCCGATGGCGCATGGCAAGTTGTGACAGAAAATGTGATTCAAATGAAAGCCGAATACGGTTTAGACACCAATGTGGATGGCGATACGATTCCAAATAACGTGGATACATGGCAAAAAGCCGACCCGGCCCAATGGGCACAGGTATTAGCCATCCGCTATGCCGTGCTGGTTCGCGCCAGTAACCCGCAAAAACCCAACCGGGCAGGCACCTGTGTTAACGACAGCGCAAATAACTACACCGCCGCCACGCCCAGTGATGCGTTTACCCTCACCACGGCGGCCTACTACTTAGGCTGGTCAGGCGCTGATGTTTTTACACAGCCCACCAATGCCGACTGGCAATGCTATCGCTACAGCGTGCATGAAACTGTAGTACCGCTGCGCAATCAGATTTTGCTCAATCAGCCCACTACTAATCTCTAA
- a CDS encoding type IV pilin protein, producing the protein MRNPHGFTLIEVMVTIAIVGILASIAIPQYTDYVTRSRLVEAQSKLSDTRVRLEQFFVNNRTYVGFTCTQAAVGNENFGITCTTQTANTFTITATGTNKMTGFSFTLDDLNQKTSAITAAGWSNPSPNNCWVSRKPNIC; encoded by the coding sequence ATGCGAAACCCACACGGATTTACCCTGATTGAAGTCATGGTCACCATCGCCATCGTCGGCATTCTGGCCTCGATCGCCATTCCTCAATACACCGACTATGTAACCCGCAGCCGCCTAGTAGAGGCACAAAGCAAGCTCAGTGATACCCGGGTGCGGCTGGAGCAGTTTTTTGTAAACAACAGAACCTATGTTGGCTTCACCTGCACACAGGCCGCAGTAGGGAATGAAAACTTTGGCATCACTTGTACCACGCAGACGGCCAATACCTTCACGATCACGGCAACAGGCACCAATAAAATGACCGGGTTCAGCTTTACGCTGGATGACCTTAACCAAAAGACTTCGGCGATTACGGCAGCAGGCTGGTCTAACCCTTCTCCCAATAATTGCTGGGTCAGCAGAAAACCGAATATTTGTTAG
- a CDS encoding GspH/FimT family pseudopilin: MNSSLKKHHGFSLIEVMVVLVIFGLLAAIAMPGFQGWVRSAKLRSFAESFQTAVQTARSEAINRNAYIELVLTNSAVGADGARNANAVTVSATGTAWLIRECTTCANITTAATAAETYPFIGGKVLAEGGSNNPPALNASAGLIRFDGLGRADAAFNLIVADTAAAATPASCSLAGAGPVTDPARVCVVLDRGGNARMCLPDAPATHPSSCARS; encoded by the coding sequence ATGAACTCCTCCCTAAAAAAGCACCATGGTTTCAGCCTGATAGAAGTCATGGTTGTGCTTGTTATCTTTGGCTTACTGGCCGCGATTGCCATGCCCGGGTTTCAAGGCTGGGTACGCAGCGCTAAATTGCGCAGCTTTGCCGAATCTTTTCAAACCGCAGTTCAAACAGCACGATCCGAGGCCATTAACCGCAATGCCTATATAGAGCTTGTTTTAACCAATAGTGCGGTTGGGGCAGATGGCGCCAGAAATGCAAATGCTGTAACGGTCAGTGCAACAGGCACGGCCTGGCTGATCCGCGAATGCACAACCTGCGCCAATATCACCACCGCGGCCACGGCAGCTGAAACCTATCCCTTTATAGGCGGCAAAGTGCTGGCTGAAGGTGGCAGCAATAATCCCCCGGCTCTTAATGCCAGCGCGGGCTTAATCCGCTTTGACGGCTTAGGCAGGGCCGATGCCGCATTTAACTTAATAGTGGCCGATACCGCTGCTGCAGCAACCCCTGCATCATGCAGCCTTGCAGGCGCCGGGCCGGTGACTGATCCAGCCAGAGTTTGTGTCGTTTTAGACAGGGGGGGAAACGCCAGAATGTGCCTGCCCGATGCACCGGCAACCCACCCCAGTTCTTGTGCCAGGAGCTAG
- a CDS encoding type IV pilus modification PilV family protein: MIYKHSRTKQGGSMLLEAMVGITIFSFGVLSILALQGNAMRHVSSTSSRTSAMQLMQRIDGLMRVNPRTANLDSFRMTSCTSAAATSTAGIWSRAVAAQLPGATCTIAIDNDNAAGRTIRCFRRATVTISWPVRRGDLTGASGITDSSGGQMNVATNVADIQTVWSDTPNGTLCNN; this comes from the coding sequence ATGATTTATAAGCATTCTCGCACTAAGCAAGGCGGCTCCATGCTGCTGGAAGCCATGGTAGGCATCACGATTTTTTCATTTGGCGTGCTGTCTATTCTGGCCCTGCAAGGCAACGCCATGCGGCATGTATCCAGCACCTCTTCACGTACATCGGCCATGCAATTGATGCAAAGAATTGATGGCCTGATGAGGGTGAATCCGCGCACCGCCAATTTAGATAGCTTCCGGATGACCAGCTGCACATCTGCCGCCGCAACGTCCACCGCAGGAATTTGGTCCAGAGCCGTTGCCGCGCAGCTGCCCGGCGCCACATGCACCATAGCCATTGATAACGATAACGCAGCCGGGCGCACGATCCGGTGCTTTCGCCGGGCCACCGTAACCATTTCTTGGCCGGTACGGCGTGGTGATCTAACCGGTGCCAGCGGCATTACAGACAGCAGCGGCGGGCAAATGAATGTCGCCACCAATGTGGCTGATATCCAGACGGTGTGGAGCGACACCCCTAACGGCACTCTGTGCAATAACTAA
- a CDS encoding type IV pilin protein, whose amino-acid sequence MRVSAGFTLIEVMITVAIIGILASIAIPSYNDYVTRSRLVEPQSKLSETRTQLEQFYMNNHTYKDFDCKRDAKPSESFSISCNPLNAESFTIIATGSGKTAGFTFTLDDQGIKATTAAPSGWAKSDNCWVSKKSGC is encoded by the coding sequence ATGCGAGTTTCAGCCGGTTTTACCCTTATCGAAGTCATGATCACCGTAGCAATTATCGGCATTTTGGCGTCTATCGCCATCCCCAGCTACAACGATTACGTCACCCGCAGCCGCCTAGTAGAACCCCAGAGCAAGCTCAGTGAGACGCGAACACAACTTGAACAGTTTTATATGAACAATCACACATATAAAGACTTTGATTGCAAAAGAGACGCAAAACCATCAGAAAGCTTCAGCATCAGTTGCAATCCCCTGAATGCAGAAAGCTTTACCATTATCGCCACAGGTAGCGGAAAAACAGCGGGCTTTACCTTTACGCTGGATGATCAGGGCATTAAAGCCACCACCGCAGCCCCCAGCGGCTGGGCGAAATCTGACAACTGCTGGGTCAGCAAAAAGTCTGGCTGCTGA
- a CDS encoding type IV pilus modification PilV family protein — translation MTIHYSQRGSMLLECLIGISIFSFGILAISALQANAMRHSVSSSSRTTATQLIQRLDGEMRSNVSSLDSFAIARTECKSAAPSSDGAQRWAKAVSTSLNDAICTVVVQKNIPATSTPCSRQVTISINWPTPNGAKTGVAAGKNEGMNEATTVIDIPTILETRDPLDTEHIRCGL, via the coding sequence ATGACTATCCATTATTCCCAACGGGGATCGATGCTGCTTGAGTGTTTAATTGGCATCAGTATTTTTTCATTTGGCATTCTGGCCATTAGTGCCCTGCAAGCCAACGCAATGCGGCACTCGGTGAGCAGCAGCTCCCGCACAACAGCCACACAGTTAATCCAGAGATTAGACGGTGAAATGCGCAGCAATGTATCAAGCCTGGACAGCTTTGCTATTGCAAGAACCGAATGTAAGAGTGCAGCGCCGTCCTCTGATGGCGCCCAGAGATGGGCAAAAGCAGTGAGCACAAGCCTGAACGATGCCATTTGCACTGTGGTCGTTCAAAAAAACATCCCCGCCACCAGCACACCATGCTCGCGCCAGGTAACGATCAGCATTAACTGGCCAACACCAAATGGAGCCAAAACCGGGGTCGCTGCTGGTAAAAACGAAGGCATGAATGAAGCCACTACCGTGATTGATATTCCCACTATTTTAGAAACCAGAGACCCACTGGACACGGAGCATATACGCTGTGGATTATAA
- a CDS encoding pilus assembly protein, giving the protein MKLNLFTLGWLGLSVSTFAAQTADKPLSTLTTGDVKPNIMFTIDDSGSMAWSHMPDSVSNWRTKVGYHNSYCNGVYYNPATTYLPPKNADGTSKANASYTAAWYDGFNTGTSGGPNNSSTYNLSSNFFAYDNVTGGANAPLQTAFYWTYSTSTPPDSECNTSLPSSTSTLTTGSWTKTKIPSDASAASVAARQNFANWFSYYRTRMMMMKSSASLAFADMDSRYRIGFSRIGRLSSNNFASSGFLNISDFDGTQKSAWYTMLFGVPPSGGTPLKTALQAVGEIYAGNKSAVTDPIQYTCQQNFEILTTDGYWNASGDSVSVGNQDTGSGVPRPMYDGAGQSNNLADVAMKYFKTDLRTGMANNAPGIPAFDTGPEGRQMMRTYTLGLGMDGTLNYVDDYETNSNASLNDFVGIKNGTKNWPTVVGDQLTTIDDLWHAGVNGGGKYFSAKDPNAVAASLKSALNDISSRLGSVGAPDVSNAFMTAADNKVYNSSYKTRDWTGDVAARTVDVNSSTFTTTALWSAQDLLATRSLTSNPRAIYTCTGSCTSFTTFDAATYGSNASITAGVTSLKTANSLNAAQQTAITGSKLVDYLRGDQSNEPTTSVPDLAATTALFRQRTKILGAIIHGGVTYVKKSEKAYPDAGYGAFSRTNLSRRAMLYAPGNDGMLHAFDAATGQEIWAFIPPSLLPSLWKQADRNYDSNFQYFVDGSPTIADINNGSSWKTILVGGLRGGGGEYYALDITNPSATVPAAPLWSFKDSRLGKTYGFPVVGKIAGQWKVLLTAGYDNSDNKGYLFVLNADTGALEKTFTTTCTATDGTCGLSKIGALFTEPDVDDTIKMVYAGDLAGNLWRFDVAGAQGNGVLAATTGTSALRQPISSAPLIKEMPAYKNSSGIPAHYVNFGTGRFLNQNDMSNSDTQTIYGLLIDPSLGAIDSAFNNLGTSGSLIELIIDKTCDKTIKDNLGGTVSTLDGIDGTSLSNNCPNSVAGDFSNGDGNFDTITLKRAANSALGTDLSSCKNSTKGWRADLPISKERIPNDPFPFDTYGVFSSIVPGADSCTPGGISREYKMPLNLSKDWLCANPSTNVFISVGKNSDGKLSDDPSRRVSITTSKFDSIKVNADGTGSVDSARLNTQVKGKRSSWSEILR; this is encoded by the coding sequence ATGAAACTCAATCTGTTTACCCTGGGATGGCTTGGCCTTAGTGTCAGCACCTTCGCCGCACAAACTGCAGATAAACCGCTATCAACCTTAACCACAGGCGATGTAAAGCCCAATATTATGTTTACGATTGATGATTCCGGCTCGATGGCCTGGAGCCATATGCCAGATAGCGTGAGCAACTGGCGAACCAAAGTGGGCTATCACAATTCCTATTGCAATGGGGTGTATTACAACCCGGCCACCACCTACCTCCCCCCAAAAAATGCCGACGGCACAAGTAAAGCCAATGCCAGCTACACTGCGGCATGGTATGACGGATTTAATACAGGCACCTCAGGCGGCCCCAATAACAGCAGCACCTATAATTTATCCAGCAATTTCTTTGCTTATGACAATGTAACCGGCGGTGCCAACGCGCCGCTACAAACGGCTTTTTATTGGACTTATTCCACCAGCACACCACCCGATTCGGAATGCAACACATCGCTGCCCTCATCGACCAGCACACTCACGACCGGCTCCTGGACAAAAACAAAAATCCCCAGTGATGCCAGCGCGGCATCAGTGGCTGCACGGCAAAATTTTGCCAACTGGTTTAGCTATTACCGCACCCGTATGATGATGATGAAATCCAGTGCCAGCCTTGCTTTTGCGGATATGGACAGCCGCTACCGTATCGGTTTTTCACGGATCGGCAGGCTGTCTTCCAATAACTTTGCTAGCTCAGGATTTTTAAATATTTCTGATTTTGACGGCACGCAAAAAAGCGCCTGGTACACCATGCTTTTTGGCGTTCCTCCCAGCGGTGGTACGCCTTTAAAAACAGCATTACAAGCCGTTGGGGAGATTTATGCCGGCAATAAAAGCGCGGTGACCGACCCTATCCAGTACACCTGCCAGCAAAACTTTGAAATTTTAACCACCGACGGCTACTGGAATGCCAGTGGCGACAGTGTCTCTGTAGGCAATCAGGACACGGGTTCCGGCGTACCAAGGCCCATGTACGACGGAGCAGGTCAATCAAATAATCTGGCCGATGTGGCCATGAAATACTTTAAAACCGATTTACGTACGGGCATGGCCAATAATGCGCCGGGCATCCCTGCTTTTGATACCGGCCCTGAAGGCAGGCAAATGATGCGTACCTATACCTTAGGCCTAGGGATGGATGGCACGCTCAATTATGTGGATGATTACGAAACCAACAGCAATGCCAGCTTAAATGACTTTGTAGGGATAAAAAATGGCACAAAAAACTGGCCAACTGTCGTTGGGGATCAATTAACCACCATTGATGATTTATGGCATGCGGGGGTGAATGGCGGAGGTAAATATTTTAGCGCCAAAGACCCTAATGCCGTGGCAGCCAGCTTGAAAAGTGCGCTTAACGATATCAGCTCTAGGCTGGGATCGGTGGGCGCGCCTGATGTATCCAACGCGTTTATGACCGCAGCAGACAATAAAGTTTACAACAGCAGCTATAAAACGCGTGACTGGACCGGGGATGTAGCGGCCCGAACTGTTGATGTGAATAGCTCAACCTTTACCACCACAGCTCTTTGGTCGGCGCAGGATTTGCTGGCCACACGCTCATTAACCAGCAATCCCCGTGCTATTTATACCTGCACAGGCAGCTGCACCAGCTTCACTACTTTTGACGCTGCAACCTATGGCAGTAATGCATCCATTACAGCGGGGGTCACCAGCTTAAAAACAGCAAACTCACTGAACGCAGCCCAGCAGACTGCCATTACGGGCAGTAAACTGGTTGATTACTTGCGGGGTGATCAAAGCAATGAGCCCACTACTTCAGTACCTGATTTAGCCGCAACCACAGCGCTCTTTCGCCAGCGCACCAAAATCCTTGGTGCGATTATCCATGGCGGGGTGACCTATGTTAAAAAATCTGAAAAAGCTTATCCGGATGCCGGCTATGGTGCATTTTCACGGACCAACTTAAGCCGCCGAGCCATGCTTTACGCACCGGGCAATGACGGCATGCTGCATGCCTTTGATGCCGCAACAGGGCAAGAAATATGGGCCTTTATCCCACCCAGCCTGTTGCCCAGCCTGTGGAAACAAGCCGACAGAAACTACGACAGCAACTTCCAGTATTTTGTAGATGGATCGCCCACCATTGCCGATATCAATAATGGCAGCAGCTGGAAAACCATTCTGGTAGGCGGCTTGCGAGGTGGTGGCGGTGAGTACTATGCGCTTGATATTACCAACCCTTCGGCCACTGTGCCTGCCGCCCCTTTATGGAGCTTTAAAGACAGCCGCCTTGGTAAAACCTACGGTTTTCCGGTGGTGGGTAAAATAGCAGGACAATGGAAAGTCTTGCTTACAGCGGGCTATGACAATAGCGATAACAAGGGCTACCTTTTTGTTTTAAACGCCGATACTGGCGCTCTGGAAAAAACCTTTACCACTACCTGCACCGCTACCGATGGCACGTGCGGCCTTTCCAAAATTGGCGCTTTATTTACTGAGCCAGATGTTGATGACACCATCAAGATGGTCTACGCGGGTGATTTAGCCGGTAATTTATGGCGCTTTGATGTGGCTGGCGCACAGGGCAATGGCGTATTAGCGGCAACCACAGGCACAAGCGCACTGCGCCAGCCCATCAGCTCTGCCCCGCTGATTAAAGAAATGCCTGCCTATAAAAACAGCAGCGGCATTCCCGCCCATTATGTGAACTTTGGAACGGGTCGTTTTTTAAACCAAAATGATATGAGCAATAGCGATACACAAACCATTTATGGATTATTAATAGATCCCAGCTTAGGCGCTATTGATTCTGCCTTTAATAATTTGGGCACATCCGGTTCTTTAATTGAATTAATTATTGATAAAACCTGCGACAAAACCATTAAAGACAATTTGGGAGGCACAGTCAGCACGCTCGATGGTATTGATGGCACCAGCTTATCTAATAACTGCCCTAATTCTGTTGCGGGTGACTTTAGTAATGGCGATGGCAATTTTGATACGATTACTTTAAAAAGAGCGGCCAATTCTGCATTAGGTACTGATTTAAGCAGCTGCAAAAACAGCACAAAAGGATGGCGGGCTGATTTGCCAATTAGTAAAGAACGAATTCCTAATGACCCATTTCCTTTTGATACCTATGGCGTATTCAGCTCGATTGTTCCCGGCGCAGATTCCTGCACACCAGGCGGGATCAGCCGCGAATACAAAATGCCGCTTAATTTAAGCAAAGACTGGCTATGCGCGAACCCATCAACCAATGTATTTATCAGCGTAGGCAAAAATTCGGATGGTAAATTATCTGATGATCCATCACGCCGAGTTTCAATTACAACGTCTAAATTTGACAGTATTAAAGTCAATGCAGATGGCACAGGCTCTGTTGACTCGGCAAGGCTCAATACCCAAGTAAAAGGAAAACGCTCTTCATGGAGTGAAATTCTGCGCTAA
- a CDS encoding PilW family protein encodes MRPSYGFGLIEIMVAIVISLLASLAIYQTFNTSEGFRRSTLGNGNAQSSGGIAIMQIQKELERAGYGIGSNRALNCNVVSKNPNYTNFPLVPVSITSLAGGSDQISMLYSTSPAAGMPALFGDGTTHTNNDDQFVNILLASQYRAGDLVVVWPDPGKQAQTACPLFQVTCANAACTGTGTPASTGKDFLLRHTTNALWNGTALNQPFPAALPMNTTRLFNFGTMVRRTYCVYLAGNPNQCSQADNKTDGSLISMDVPKDKAIDESSWSITTENVIQLKAEYGFDTNTDGDNIPNNVSSWSNTTPTTLLGWQQLIAIRYGVLVRSNYPEKPKRDGSCSTTASNAEFTWAGGSFSKPGNAQPSNTNWQCYRYTVHETVVPLRNQKFANQPNLISTAAP; translated from the coding sequence ATGCGCCCCTCTTATGGCTTTGGCCTGATCGAAATCATGGTTGCCATTGTGATTTCACTACTGGCTTCTCTTGCCATCTACCAGACCTTTAATACCAGTGAAGGCTTTCGCCGCTCTACCTTGGGCAATGGCAATGCTCAAAGCAGCGGCGGGATTGCCATTATGCAAATCCAGAAAGAACTGGAGCGTGCAGGCTACGGTATAGGCTCAAACCGCGCACTGAACTGCAATGTGGTTTCGAAAAACCCCAATTACACCAATTTTCCTCTTGTGCCTGTAAGCATCACATCTCTAGCCGGTGGTTCTGATCAAATTTCTATGCTGTACAGCACATCACCAGCAGCGGGCATGCCAGCCCTGTTTGGTGATGGAACGACGCACACCAATAATGATGATCAATTCGTCAATATCTTACTGGCAAGCCAGTACCGGGCTGGCGATTTAGTTGTGGTATGGCCTGATCCGGGTAAGCAGGCACAAACCGCCTGCCCTTTATTCCAAGTGACTTGCGCCAATGCCGCTTGCACAGGCACAGGCACGCCCGCCTCAACAGGTAAAGACTTTTTACTGCGCCACACCACCAATGCGCTTTGGAATGGCACTGCATTAAACCAGCCTTTCCCTGCAGCGCTGCCAATGAACACCACCCGCTTATTTAACTTTGGCACGATGGTTCGCCGCACCTACTGCGTGTATTTAGCAGGCAACCCCAATCAATGCAGCCAGGCGGACAATAAAACGGATGGCAGCCTGATCAGCATGGATGTGCCTAAAGATAAAGCCATCGATGAAAGCAGCTGGAGCATTACCACAGAAAATGTCATCCAACTAAAAGCAGAATATGGCTTTGATACCAATACAGATGGCGACAATATTCCTAATAACGTCAGCAGCTGGAGTAATACAACCCCCACTACCCTTCTCGGATGGCAACAGCTGATCGCAATTCGCTATGGCGTACTGGTGCGCAGTAACTACCCCGAAAAACCCAAACGGGATGGCAGCTGCAGTACAACGGCAAGCAACGCTGAATTTACATGGGCAGGAGGCTCATTCAGCAAACCCGGCAATGCTCAGCCCAGCAATACCAACTGGCAGTGCTACCGCTACACCGTACACGAAACCGTTGTGCCGCTGCGTAATCAGAAGTTTGCCAATCAGCCTAATTTAATCAGCACGGCTGCGCCGTAA
- a CDS encoding pilus assembly PilX family protein encodes MSTPRIPARSHQQGLVLFISLIVLVIMTLAGIAMIRSITTSTQVANNLSLRQGTTAAADVALETARQWLIAISGTSPATLNADSAVNGYSATNTTSPINPNDGTQWRAGSNWVWVATTCTPKPCTPAAMPQATSTTTVTNPNGFSASYLIQRSCSNAAAPTLVIDTVAATGNPCNLVKACPNCLKEKTSFNVNYLITVRIQGPKNTVSFYQASIY; translated from the coding sequence ATGAGCACGCCACGTATTCCTGCCCGGAGCCACCAACAAGGCTTGGTACTGTTTATCTCTCTGATTGTGCTGGTGATTATGACCCTGGCGGGTATCGCCATGATCAGATCCATCACCACCAGCACCCAGGTTGCCAATAATCTGTCGCTGCGCCAGGGTACTACAGCCGCTGCCGATGTGGCTCTTGAAACAGCACGCCAATGGCTGATTGCCATTTCTGGCACATCACCCGCCACATTAAATGCAGATTCTGCAGTCAATGGCTATAGCGCCACCAACACCACCAGCCCGATCAACCCGAATGACGGCACACAGTGGCGGGCAGGCAGTAACTGGGTTTGGGTGGCCACCACATGCACTCCCAAACCCTGCACACCCGCCGCCATGCCACAAGCCACCAGTACGACTACAGTCACAAACCCGAATGGCTTTAGTGCTTCTTATTTAATTCAGCGTAGCTGCAGCAACGCCGCTGCCCCCACGCTGGTGATTGATACCGTTGCGGCCACGGGCAACCCTTGCAATCTGGTGAAAGCCTGCCCCAATTGCCTGAAAGAAAAAACTTCTTTTAATGTGAATTACCTGATTACGGTAAGAATTCAAGGCCCTAAAAACACCGTCAGCTTTTATCAAGCCTCTATTTATTAG